A window from Vulcanimicrobium alpinum encodes these proteins:
- a CDS encoding TPM domain-containing protein produces MKPLAALAALTVALATSVSPAFARTSYVIDDAHLLSPTAIAQINQQVGDFNAQTRKEVVVVTTPTLGGVAPDAAIERSFAQQQVNGVEIFIAKNEHEIRIAGTTAASRYFPAGSYQTIARTMRASFKTGDYDGGVENAVSTIINTYRGHESSLNGSRRPAGAVASPSRSSETGGGFNMGWIWWIIILAVIFFVIRGIFRALSGPRMMGGPGYGPGPGYGGGYGPGYGPGYGGGGGGFWSGLLGGLGGAWLGNELFGGRRDVGDGGGYAAGGFDPGQQADAGGWQDQPGQIDTSNIGGSSWGDSGGGDSGGGWGGGDSGGGGGDGGW; encoded by the coding sequence ATGAAACCGCTGGCGGCGCTTGCTGCCCTGACGGTCGCCCTGGCGACCAGCGTCTCGCCCGCGTTCGCGCGGACGAGCTACGTGATCGACGACGCCCACCTGCTCTCGCCGACGGCGATCGCGCAGATCAACCAGCAAGTCGGCGACTTCAACGCGCAGACGCGCAAGGAAGTCGTCGTCGTCACGACGCCGACGCTCGGCGGCGTCGCGCCCGACGCCGCGATCGAGCGGAGCTTCGCGCAGCAGCAGGTCAACGGCGTCGAGATCTTCATCGCGAAGAACGAGCACGAGATCCGGATCGCGGGGACGACGGCGGCCTCGCGCTACTTTCCGGCAGGTTCGTATCAGACGATCGCGCGCACGATGCGCGCGTCCTTCAAGACCGGCGACTACGACGGCGGCGTCGAGAACGCGGTCAGCACGATCATCAACACCTATCGCGGCCACGAGAGCTCGCTCAACGGCAGCCGGCGTCCCGCCGGCGCCGTCGCGAGCCCGAGCCGCAGCAGCGAGACCGGAGGCGGCTTCAACATGGGATGGATCTGGTGGATCATCATCCTCGCCGTGATCTTCTTCGTCATCCGCGGGATCTTCCGCGCGCTCTCGGGGCCGCGGATGATGGGCGGGCCGGGCTACGGGCCCGGACCCGGCTACGGCGGCGGGTACGGCCCCGGCTATGGCCCCGGCTACGGCGGGGGCGGCGGCGGTTTCTGGAGCGGCCTGCTCGGCGGGCTCGGCGGCGCGTGGCTCGGGAACGAGCTCTTCGGGGGCCGGCGCGACGTCGGAGACGGCGGCGGCTACGCGGCCGGTGGGTTCGATCCGGGCCAGCAGGCCGACGCCGGCGGCTGGCAGGACCAGCCCGGCCAGATCGACACCTCGAACATCGGCGGGTCGTCGTGGGGCGACTCGGGCGGCGGTGACTCCGGCGGGGGTTGGGGCGGCGGCGATTCCGGCGGCGGGGGCGGAGACGGCGGCTGGTAG
- the rsfS gene encoding ribosome silencing factor codes for MRRRPSPPPAVTASGRNSALSELDLVSLVRAAAEDKKGEDLAVLDLDGRTIVADHFVVVTGRSAIQTRSIADAIVDAAEAAGLRPRLEGHADGGWILIDLGSVVAHVFTPDQRQFYNLERLWGRVAEARAEAQ; via the coding sequence TTGCGCCGCAGACCCTCGCCGCCGCCGGCCGTTACGGCCTCGGGAAGGAACAGCGCTCTGTCTGAACTCGACCTCGTCTCCCTGGTCCGCGCCGCCGCGGAGGACAAGAAGGGCGAAGATCTCGCCGTCCTCGACCTCGACGGGCGCACGATCGTCGCCGACCACTTCGTCGTCGTGACCGGGCGGTCGGCGATCCAGACCCGCTCGATCGCCGACGCGATCGTCGACGCCGCGGAAGCGGCCGGCTTGCGGCCGCGCCTCGAGGGGCACGCCGACGGCGGATGGATTCTGATCGACCTCGGCAGCGTCGTCGCGCACGTGTTCACGCCCGACCAGCGGCAGTTCTACAACCTGGAACGGTTGTGGGGCCGCGTCGCCGAAGCCCGCGCCGAAGCGCAATGA
- the yqeK gene encoding bis(5'-nucleosyl)-tetraphosphatase (symmetrical) YqeK, which translates to MSGLAFVRMARAVRAQLGSDHRTAHVLRVARTAARFARAHGIDAERARVAGMLHDLARLYSADRLLRECERRGMPIDAFERANPIVLHARLGAELAREQFGIDDEAVLSAIRKHTVAAEVMSPLDEVVYLADGLEPGRDFTGRAALASLALRDRDAAMRGVLASSIAYLTRRSLDVAPQTLAAAGRYGLGKEQRSV; encoded by the coding sequence TTGAGCGGGCTCGCGTTCGTGCGGATGGCGCGCGCCGTGCGCGCGCAGCTCGGTTCCGATCATCGCACCGCGCACGTCCTGCGCGTGGCGCGGACGGCGGCGCGGTTCGCGCGCGCGCACGGGATCGACGCGGAACGCGCGCGCGTCGCCGGGATGCTCCACGACTTGGCGCGACTCTACTCAGCCGACCGGCTGCTGCGCGAATGCGAGCGGCGCGGGATGCCGATCGACGCATTCGAGCGCGCCAACCCGATCGTGCTGCACGCGCGCCTCGGCGCGGAGCTCGCGCGCGAGCAGTTCGGGATCGACGACGAGGCGGTGCTCTCCGCGATCCGCAAACATACCGTCGCGGCCGAGGTCATGAGCCCGCTGGACGAGGTCGTCTACCTCGCCGACGGGCTCGAGCCGGGACGTGATTTCACCGGCCGCGCGGCGCTCGCGTCGCTGGCCCTGCGAGATCGCGACGCGGCGATGCGCGGCGTGCTCGCTTCGTCGATCGCCTATCTCACGCGCCGCAGCCTCGACGTTGCGCCGCAGACCCTCGCCGCCGCCGGCCGTTACGGCCTCGGGAAGGAACAGCGCTCTGTCTGA
- the rimI gene encoding ribosomal protein S18-alanine N-acetyltransferase: MKAELNPAGAGAPKRLAIDRMSTTDLPTVLRIEALSFGTAWPVNAFANEIRDNKLAHYFTGRYDGAIVAYGGIWSILEDAHITTIAVHPDQRGRKFGEEMLIALLDEAIVHGASWITLEVRESNDSAQKLYRKYGFTTVSTRRGYYSDNGENALVMWAGNLKGELYAARLRALRAALDDEIARRP, translated from the coding sequence GTGAAGGCCGAACTGAACCCCGCCGGTGCGGGCGCGCCCAAACGCCTGGCGATCGACCGGATGTCGACGACCGATCTCCCCACCGTGCTGCGTATCGAGGCGCTCTCGTTCGGCACGGCGTGGCCGGTGAACGCGTTCGCCAACGAGATCCGCGACAACAAGCTCGCCCACTATTTCACCGGCCGCTACGACGGCGCGATCGTCGCCTACGGCGGCATCTGGTCGATCCTCGAAGACGCGCACATCACCACGATCGCCGTGCATCCGGATCAGCGCGGCCGCAAATTCGGCGAGGAGATGCTCATCGCGCTGCTCGACGAAGCGATCGTGCACGGCGCGTCGTGGATCACGCTCGAGGTGCGCGAATCGAACGACTCGGCGCAGAAGCTCTACCGCAAGTACGGCTTCACGACCGTCTCGACGCGCCGCGGCTACTACAGCGACAACGGCGAGAACGCGCTGGTGATGTGGGCCGGCAACTTGAAAGGTGAGCTCTACGCCGCGCGCCTGCGCGCGCTGCGCGCCGCGCTCGACGACGAGATCGCACGCCGCCCGTGA
- the tsaB gene encoding tRNA (adenosine(37)-N6)-threonylcarbamoyltransferase complex dimerization subunit type 1 TsaB: protein MKILALDAALDGFSAALDLDGEMRSGGGGRADALERGLERIADLLGGASLALRDLDRIAVGIGPGSFTGVRIAVAYAKSLAYGSGVPLVGISSYDALEPAAAPLPSLTVVAGRPGVICARLRDDRGARTACGPTASVLDRLLAGTAGTLSVSGNTEDVLAQIAERGLTVRALLPRAQPPAVAIAELARTREPSPTPHALAPDYGERPAVSEPRAQRS, encoded by the coding sequence ATGAAGATCCTCGCGCTGGACGCGGCGCTCGACGGCTTCTCGGCTGCGCTCGACCTCGACGGGGAGATGCGCTCCGGCGGCGGCGGCCGGGCCGACGCGCTCGAGCGGGGCCTCGAGCGGATCGCGGACCTGCTCGGCGGCGCGTCCCTCGCGCTCCGCGACCTCGACCGCATCGCGGTCGGGATCGGCCCGGGATCGTTCACCGGCGTGCGGATCGCCGTCGCGTACGCGAAATCGCTCGCCTACGGCAGCGGTGTCCCGCTGGTCGGGATCTCGTCGTACGACGCGCTCGAGCCCGCCGCCGCGCCGCTGCCGAGCCTGACGGTCGTCGCCGGCCGGCCGGGCGTGATCTGCGCGCGGCTGCGCGACGACCGGGGCGCCCGGACCGCGTGCGGGCCGACCGCGAGCGTCCTGGACCGGCTGCTGGCGGGAACCGCCGGCACCCTCTCCGTGAGCGGGAATACGGAGGACGTGCTCGCGCAGATCGCCGAACGCGGGTTGACTGTGCGAGCGCTTCTGCCTCGAGCGCAACCCCCCGCCGTCGCGATCGCCGAACTCGCCCGCACCCGCGAACCGAGCCCGACGCCGCACGCCCTCGCACCCGACTACGGCGAACGTCCGGCCGTCAGCGAACCGCGCGCGCAGCGCTCGTGA
- the tsaE gene encoding tRNA (adenosine(37)-N6)-threonylcarbamoyltransferase complex ATPase subunit type 1 TsaE — protein MRALDAFAVRVAATLAPGDVVVLRGPLGAGKTTLARALVRALHGSDDAVSSPTFVFRQTYPGTPPVEHVDLYRIDDPAELPDLALDEAFAPDRITLVEWPERAEDWLPAARVEVTIDGAGAGPRRVRVRRLR, from the coding sequence TTGCGCGCGCTCGACGCGTTCGCCGTCCGGGTCGCTGCGACGCTCGCCCCGGGGGACGTCGTCGTTTTGCGCGGGCCGCTGGGCGCCGGAAAGACGACGCTGGCGCGGGCGCTCGTCCGTGCGCTGCACGGCTCGGACGACGCGGTCAGCAGTCCAACGTTCGTCTTTCGTCAGACGTACCCGGGAACGCCGCCGGTCGAACACGTCGACCTCTATCGCATCGACGATCCCGCCGAGCTTCCCGATCTCGCGCTGGACGAAGCGTTCGCTCCCGACCGCATCACGCTGGTGGAATGGCCGGAACGCGCGGAAGACTGGCTGCCGGCGGCGCGCGTCGAGGTCACGATCGACGGCGCGGGCGCGGGGCCGCGGCGGGTGCGCGTGCGGCGGCTGCGATGA
- the gyrA gene encoding DNA gyrase subunit A: protein MNDDSRMSTIAVEDEMQESYLSYAMSVIASRALPDVRDGLKPVQRRILYAMREMGMDPSKQHRKCAGVIGEVLKSFHPHGDSSVYDALVRMAQDFTLRYPLIDGHGNFGSIDPDPPAAYRYTEARLARPAMEMLADIDKETVDFIPNFDNQTEEPVVLPARLPQLLVNGSSGIAVGMATNIPPHNVGEICDAITYLIDSTGKNLSDDELMDGLLDRVHGPDFPTGGVLLGCEAIRNAYKTGRGSVALRGKAEIVEDKGRYRIVISEVPFQVSVNRILESITDAYQEKRITGITALHNESNRKGMRIVVELHRSATPQVVLNQLYKQTPLQSSFAFNMLALVPVKRGGTMEHTTGTLTPLEPQVLSLKDMLGHFIDHRREVTSRRARYELRKALERAKILRGFRIALDNIDEVISIIRASATVDEAKANLMARFPVPEGGLADDIPGDLNDVIAAGLDEIQAAAIVDMRLRTLVGLERKKIEDEYEGLLVTIDDLRDLLAKPARILQVVRDETADLKKRMDDPRKTPVEALEGELAIEDIIADTEVVVTVTVGGYIKRVSVDTFRAQNRGGRGVIGIANLKKEDVVRNFFVATTHQHVLFFTNKGRAFRLRAYEIPDSTRQSRGTALVNLLQLPPGENVTAVFPVSRFDTDEYLVMVTRHGVIKKTKLDEFENVRRNGLIAIGLDDGDELLAVDLSRGDRDIILATHDGMAVHFNETDVRPMGRPARGVKAMTLAAGDEIVAMDVVEDDRREVLIVTSQAYGKRTPIDDYRHTSRGGKGVKAFAKEKEIGYVVDQILVKPDDELLMITSGNQVIRIPVSQIRRAGRSTKGVRLQRLAEGDEVIAIANLGQQSKAVEDITGEAPAV from the coding sequence GTGAACGACGACTCCCGCATGTCCACCATCGCCGTCGAAGACGAGATGCAGGAGAGCTACCTCTCCTATGCGATGTCCGTCATCGCGTCGCGCGCCCTGCCCGACGTGCGCGACGGTCTCAAGCCCGTCCAGCGGCGCATCCTCTACGCGATGCGCGAGATGGGGATGGACCCGAGCAAACAGCACCGCAAGTGCGCCGGTGTGATCGGCGAGGTGCTCAAGTCGTTCCACCCGCACGGCGACTCGTCGGTATACGACGCGCTGGTGCGCATGGCGCAGGACTTCACCCTGCGCTACCCGCTCATCGACGGTCACGGGAACTTCGGCTCGATCGATCCCGATCCGCCGGCGGCGTATCGTTACACCGAAGCGCGGCTCGCGCGCCCGGCGATGGAGATGCTCGCCGACATCGACAAAGAGACCGTCGATTTCATCCCCAACTTCGACAACCAGACCGAAGAGCCGGTTGTGCTGCCGGCGCGCCTGCCGCAACTGCTCGTCAACGGCTCCTCGGGGATCGCGGTCGGGATGGCGACCAACATCCCGCCGCACAACGTCGGCGAGATCTGCGACGCGATCACGTACCTGATCGACAGCACCGGGAAAAATCTCAGCGACGACGAGCTGATGGACGGTCTGCTCGACCGCGTGCACGGCCCGGATTTCCCGACCGGCGGCGTCCTGCTCGGATGCGAAGCGATCCGTAACGCGTACAAGACCGGGCGCGGTTCGGTGGCGCTGCGCGGCAAGGCCGAGATCGTCGAAGACAAGGGCCGCTACCGCATCGTCATCAGCGAAGTGCCGTTCCAGGTCTCGGTGAACCGCATTCTCGAGTCGATCACCGACGCATATCAGGAGAAACGGATCACCGGCATTACCGCGCTGCACAACGAGTCGAACCGCAAGGGGATGCGGATCGTCGTCGAGCTGCACCGTTCCGCGACGCCGCAAGTCGTGCTGAATCAGCTCTACAAGCAGACCCCGCTGCAGTCGAGCTTCGCGTTCAACATGCTCGCGCTGGTCCCGGTGAAGCGCGGCGGGACGATGGAGCACACCACCGGAACGCTCACCCCGCTCGAACCGCAAGTTCTCAGCCTCAAGGACATGCTGGGGCACTTCATCGATCATCGCCGCGAGGTGACGTCGCGCCGCGCGCGCTACGAACTGCGCAAGGCGCTCGAACGCGCGAAGATCCTGCGCGGCTTCCGCATCGCGCTCGACAACATCGACGAAGTCATCTCGATCATCCGCGCCAGCGCGACCGTCGACGAAGCGAAAGCGAACTTGATGGCGCGCTTCCCGGTCCCCGAAGGCGGCCTCGCCGACGACATCCCGGGCGATCTGAACGACGTCATCGCCGCCGGCCTCGACGAGATCCAGGCCGCCGCGATCGTCGACATGCGCCTGCGCACGCTCGTCGGCCTCGAACGCAAGAAGATCGAGGACGAGTACGAGGGACTACTGGTGACGATCGACGATCTGCGCGACCTGCTCGCGAAGCCGGCCCGCATCCTGCAAGTCGTCCGCGACGAGACGGCAGACCTCAAGAAGCGGATGGACGATCCGCGCAAGACGCCGGTCGAAGCCCTCGAAGGCGAACTCGCGATCGAAGACATCATCGCCGACACCGAGGTCGTCGTGACGGTGACGGTCGGCGGCTACATCAAGCGCGTCTCCGTCGACACGTTCCGCGCGCAAAACCGCGGCGGACGCGGCGTCATCGGCATCGCGAACTTGAAGAAGGAAGACGTCGTCCGCAACTTCTTCGTCGCGACGACGCACCAGCACGTCCTATTCTTCACGAATAAGGGCCGTGCGTTCCGTCTGCGGGCGTACGAGATCCCCGACTCAACGCGCCAGTCGCGCGGGACGGCGCTGGTCAACCTGCTGCAGCTGCCGCCGGGGGAGAACGTCACCGCCGTCTTCCCGGTGAGCCGTTTCGACACCGACGAATACCTCGTGATGGTCACCCGTCACGGCGTGATCAAGAAGACGAAGCTCGACGAGTTCGAGAACGTGCGCCGCAACGGGCTCATCGCGATCGGCCTCGACGACGGCGACGAACTCCTCGCCGTCGACCTGAGCCGCGGCGACCGCGACATCATCCTCGCGACCCACGACGGGATGGCGGTCCATTTCAACGAGACCGACGTGCGGCCGATGGGCCGCCCGGCGCGCGGCGTCAAGGCGATGACGCTCGCCGCCGGCGACGAGATCGTCGCGATGGACGTCGTCGAAGACGACCGCCGCGAAGTGCTCATCGTGACCTCGCAGGCGTACGGGAAGCGCACTCCCATCGATGACTACCGCCACACCTCGCGCGGCGGCAAAGGCGTGAAGGCGTTCGCTAAGGAGAAAGAGATCGGCTACGTCGTCGATCAGATCTTGGTGAAGCCGGACGACGAACTGCTGATGATCACCTCGGGGAACCAGGTGATCCGCATCCCGGTCAGTCAGATCCGGCGCGCCGGACGCTCGACCAAAGGCGTGCGCCTGCAGCGGCTCGCGGAGGGCGACGAGGTCATCGCGATCGCCAATCTCGGCCAGCAGTCGAAAGCCGTCGAAGACATCACCGGCGAAGCGCCGGCCGTGTAA
- a CDS encoding molybdopterin cofactor-binding domain-containing protein, which yields MKRDAFLRVAAVGGGGLLLQLEAPALAARNVDHAANSAVPLNAWVRISPDNVVTIMVSQAEMGQGIGTTHPMVIAEELDADWDAVQLEKTGVDPSYANPYVNTQFTGDARSIRDFWPVLRTMGAAARDALVRAAAAEWNVDPATCRTAKSTVTHLASGRSATYGSLAAAAAALPVNQKPALKSPARWTLLRTAHRRVDLRAKITGEPVFGIDVVVPHMAYAAVKTAPTINGDVLSFDDRAVRRMRGVLGVVRVPRGVAVVATSWWRAHKAVDALPVRWSTGADVATPALDALYDTTMRGDAWTPVVKGDGVAAALDAARANGARVVSAAYGSAWQAHATMEPMNCTASVEGDRCNLWAPTQGQTMCVVRVSEALGIPKDNVAVNRTLLGGGFGRRLIADYAVQAALISRAVGRPVKLVWTREEDFHRDSYRPAFRQSMTASLDANGIPVAMLQRLVAPTIASPVYIGLPKPFAFPQADPSCIEGLTDEAYPYTVARRQFDVHIIDVPVPTMVWRTTGYGPNVFASESFVDELAHAAGIDPLAYRLALLKGSPHEARAVPVLRKLAELAKLDAPRPRGRGVGIALAYCFQTYLAQAVEVSLHGDTLDLHHVTTVLDGGYVLDPDITRANIEGGINWGLTQALASEITFAHGRSTATNFDGFHLLALPEAPPTTFAFIDSGADPGGLGEVGPVPTAAALANAIFAASGRRVRTLPLARHGIRTRYAKQFA from the coding sequence ATGAAGCGCGATGCGTTCCTGCGCGTCGCCGCGGTCGGCGGCGGCGGTTTGCTGCTGCAGCTCGAAGCGCCCGCGCTGGCGGCACGCAACGTCGACCACGCCGCGAACAGCGCCGTTCCGCTCAACGCCTGGGTGCGCATCAGTCCCGACAACGTGGTGACGATCATGGTCTCGCAAGCCGAGATGGGCCAGGGGATCGGAACGACGCATCCGATGGTGATCGCCGAGGAACTCGATGCCGATTGGGACGCGGTCCAGCTCGAGAAGACCGGCGTCGATCCGTCCTACGCCAACCCGTACGTGAACACCCAGTTCACCGGCGACGCGCGGAGCATCCGCGACTTCTGGCCGGTGCTGCGCACCATGGGCGCGGCGGCGCGCGACGCGCTCGTCCGCGCCGCCGCCGCGGAGTGGAACGTCGATCCCGCGACCTGCCGGACCGCCAAGAGCACGGTGACGCATCTGGCGAGCGGGCGCAGCGCGACGTACGGTTCGCTCGCCGCGGCGGCCGCGGCGCTTCCGGTCAATCAGAAACCGGCGTTGAAATCGCCCGCCCGATGGACGCTGCTGCGCACCGCGCACCGGCGCGTCGACCTGCGCGCGAAGATCACCGGCGAGCCGGTGTTCGGCATCGACGTCGTCGTCCCGCACATGGCGTACGCCGCGGTGAAGACGGCGCCGACGATCAACGGTGACGTGCTTTCCTTCGACGATCGCGCGGTGCGGCGGATGCGCGGCGTGCTGGGCGTCGTGCGGGTCCCGCGCGGCGTGGCCGTGGTCGCGACTTCCTGGTGGCGCGCGCACAAGGCGGTCGACGCGCTCCCCGTGCGCTGGAGCACCGGCGCCGACGTCGCCACGCCCGCGCTCGACGCGCTCTACGACACGACGATGCGCGGCGACGCGTGGACGCCGGTCGTGAAAGGCGACGGCGTCGCGGCCGCCCTCGATGCGGCGCGCGCGAACGGCGCCCGCGTCGTCAGCGCGGCGTACGGCTCGGCGTGGCAGGCGCACGCGACGATGGAGCCGATGAACTGCACCGCGTCGGTCGAGGGCGATCGCTGCAACCTCTGGGCGCCGACGCAGGGGCAGACGATGTGCGTGGTGCGCGTGAGTGAGGCGCTCGGCATCCCCAAAGACAACGTCGCGGTGAATCGGACGCTCCTCGGTGGCGGCTTCGGCCGGCGGCTCATCGCCGACTACGCCGTGCAGGCGGCGCTGATCTCGCGCGCGGTCGGCCGCCCGGTGAAGCTCGTCTGGACGCGCGAGGAAGACTTCCATCGCGACAGCTATCGTCCGGCGTTCCGCCAGTCGATGACGGCGTCGCTCGACGCGAACGGGATTCCCGTCGCGATGCTGCAGCGGCTCGTTGCGCCGACGATCGCGTCCCCGGTCTACATCGGACTTCCCAAACCCTTCGCGTTTCCGCAAGCCGACCCGTCGTGCATTGAGGGGCTGACCGACGAGGCCTATCCGTACACCGTAGCGCGGCGGCAGTTCGACGTGCACATCATCGACGTGCCCGTGCCGACGATGGTCTGGCGTACGACCGGCTACGGCCCGAACGTCTTCGCCTCGGAGAGCTTCGTCGACGAGCTCGCGCACGCGGCCGGCATCGATCCGCTCGCGTACCGCCTCGCATTGCTGAAGGGCAGTCCGCACGAAGCGCGCGCCGTGCCGGTGTTGCGCAAGCTCGCCGAACTCGCGAAGCTCGACGCGCCGCGTCCGCGCGGACGCGGCGTCGGCATCGCGCTCGCGTACTGTTTCCAGACCTACCTCGCGCAGGCGGTCGAGGTCTCGCTGCACGGCGACACGCTCGATCTGCACCATGTCACCACCGTGCTCGACGGCGGCTACGTCCTCGATCCCGACATCACGCGCGCGAACATCGAGGGCGGCATCAACTGGGGACTCACGCAGGCGCTCGCCTCGGAGATCACGTTCGCGCACGGCCGCAGCACCGCGACGAACTTCGACGGGTTTCACCTGCTCGCGCTCCCCGAGGCGCCGCCGACGACGTTCGCGTTCATCGACAGCGGCGCCGATCCGGGCGGACTCGGCGAAGTCGGGCCGGTTCCGACGGCGGCGGCCCTCGCCAACGCGATCTTCGCCGCGAGCGGACGGCGCGTGCGCACCCTTCCGCTCGCGCGTCACGGCATCCGCACCCGCTACGCCAAGCAATTCGCCTGA
- a CDS encoding helix-turn-helix transcriptional regulator produces MLLGSVTGARNRRQSTKCEGQGPDSIALVHARYQRFRNVVTVSDDFAAPLDARRAELRRFLRGRRRTTSPEVLGLPLASNRRRNAGVRIEELCAAAGVGITWYSALENGRPIRMSQKLLDAIASALAMSADERRYLFALAAPRDQPLPPAETIRGVLIALAENVEFGPAYVVDDRWNVLGWNAFAGTLFGFAPRGGGNLVERMFLDPSLRAIHLSWPRIADELVAVLHMNYAFAYEPARFDAFIERMRAASAEFAERWEAAGVRAMAPKRMRVAHPAYGTLTLETVGLQQSEHWHDRGSDWLIVQRHVDDGGGDSSDGDSGGASTSSA; encoded by the coding sequence ATGCTGCTCGGGAGTGTAACGGGCGCGAGGAACCGCAGGCAGTCTACAAAATGTGAGGGGCAAGGCCCCGACAGCATAGCGCTCGTGCACGCACGGTACCAGAGGTTCCGGAATGTCGTCACCGTGAGTGACGATTTCGCCGCTCCGCTCGACGCGCGCCGCGCCGAACTGCGGCGCTTTCTGCGCGGACGGCGGCGCACGACCTCACCGGAGGTGCTGGGGCTTCCGCTCGCGTCGAACCGGCGGCGCAACGCCGGCGTGCGGATCGAGGAGCTGTGCGCCGCCGCCGGCGTCGGCATCACGTGGTACAGCGCGCTCGAGAACGGCCGTCCGATCCGCATGTCGCAGAAACTGCTCGACGCGATCGCGTCGGCGCTCGCGATGTCGGCCGACGAACGGCGCTACCTCTTCGCGCTCGCCGCGCCGCGCGACCAGCCGCTCCCGCCCGCGGAGACGATCCGGGGCGTTCTGATCGCGCTCGCGGAGAACGTCGAGTTCGGGCCGGCGTACGTCGTCGACGATCGCTGGAACGTCCTCGGATGGAACGCGTTCGCCGGCACGCTCTTCGGCTTCGCGCCGCGCGGCGGCGGCAATCTCGTCGAGCGCATGTTTTTGGATCCGTCGCTGCGCGCGATCCATCTGTCATGGCCGCGCATCGCCGACGAACTTGTCGCCGTGCTGCACATGAACTACGCGTTCGCCTACGAACCGGCGCGGTTCGACGCATTCATCGAGCGGATGCGCGCGGCCAGCGCGGAGTTCGCGGAACGATGGGAGGCGGCCGGCGTTCGCGCGATGGCCCCCAAACGCATGCGGGTCGCGCATCCCGCCTACGGCACGTTGACGCTCGAAACCGTCGGCTTGCAGCAGTCGGAGCATTGGCACGATCGCGGCTCCGACTGGCTGATCGTTCAGCGTCACGTCGATGACGGGGGCGGGGATAGTTCGGATGGGGATTCGGGCGGCGCTTCGACAAGCTCAGCGTGA